A stretch of Mesoplodon densirostris isolate mMesDen1 chromosome 7, mMesDen1 primary haplotype, whole genome shotgun sequence DNA encodes these proteins:
- the FJX1 gene encoding four-jointed box protein 1 — protein sequence MGRRMRGASATAGLWLLALGSLLALWGGLLPPRTELPASRPPEDRLPRRPARSGGREPAPRVPLPPPLARDARGGSLKTFRALLTLAAGADGPPGQPPGERRRHVPTGRPWPEERAAVYGGVFWSRGLEEQVPRGFSEAQAASWLEAARGARVVALERGGCGRSSNRLARFADGTRACVRYGINPEQIQGEALSYYLARLLGLQHHVPPLALARVEARGAQWAQVQEELRAAHWTEGSVVSLTRWLPNLTDVVVPAPWRSEDGHLRPLRATGGELANRSRAELVDLVQWTDLILFDYLTANFDRLVSNLFSLQWDPRVMQRATSNLHRGPGGALVFLDNEAGLVHGYRVAGMWDKYNEPLLQSVCVFRERTARRVLELHRGQDAAARLLRLYQHHEPRFPELAALADPHAQLLQRRLDFLAKHILHCKAKYGRRPGT from the coding sequence ATGGGCAGGAGGATGCGGGGCGCCTCCGCCACCGCGGGGCTCTGGCTGCTGGCGCTGGGCTCGCTGCTGGCGCTGTGGGGCGGGCTCCTGCCGCCGCGGACCGAGCTGCCCGCCTCCCGGCCGCCGGAAGACCGACTCCCGCGGCGCCCGGCCCGGAGCGGCGGCCGGGAGCCCGCGCCTCGCGTCCCTCTGCCCCCGCCTCTGGCGCGGGACGCCCGCGGCGGCTCCCTGAAAACTTTCCGAGCGCTGCTCACCTTGGCGGCGGGCGCAGATGGCCCGCCTGGGCAGCCCCCGGGTGAGCGCAGGCGACACGTGCCAACCGGACGGCCCTGGCCTGAGGAACGCGCCGCGGTGTACGGGGGCGTCTTCTGGAGCCGCGGCCTGGAGGAGCAGGTGCCCCGGGGCTTCTCGGAGGCCCAGGCGGCGTCTTGGCTGGAGGCGGCGCGCGGCGCCCGGGTGGTGGCCCTGGAGCGCGGGGGCTGCGGGCGCAGCTCCAACCGGCTGGCCCGCTTCGCCGACGGCACCCGCGCCTGCGTGCGCTATGGCATCAACCCCGAGCAGATACAGGGCGAGGCCCTATCCTACTACCTGGCGCGCTTGCTGGGCCTCCAGCACCACGTGCCGCCGCTGGCACTGGCCCGGGTGGAGGCTCGGGGCGCTCAGTGGGCTCAGGTGCAGGAGGAGCTTCGTGCCGCTCACTGGACCGAGGGCAGCGTGGTGAGCCTGACTCGCTGGCTGCCCAACCTCACGGACGTGGTGGTGCCCGCGCCCTGGCGCTCTGAGGACGGCCATCTGCGGCCCCTGCGCGCCACGGGGGGCGAGCTGGCCAACCGCAGCCGGGCGGAACTGGTAGACCTGGTACAATGGACCGACTTGATCCTCTTCGACTACCTGACGGCCAACTTTGACCGGCTTGTCAGCAACCTCTTCAGCCTGCAGTGGGACCCGCGGGTCATGCAGCGCGCCACGAGCAACCTGCACCGCGGCCCGGGCGGGGCGCTGGTCTTTCTGGACAACGAGGCGGGCTTGGTGCACGGCTACCGGGTGGCGGGCATGTGGGACAAGTATAACGAGCCGCTGCTGCAGTCAGTGTGCGTGTTCCGCGAGCGGACTGCGCGGCGCGTCCTGGAGCTGCACCGCGGCCAGGATGCGGCCGCCCGGCTGCTGCGCCTCTACCAGCACCACGAGCCTCGCTTCCCGGAGCTGGCCGCCCTCGCCGACCCCCACGCTCAGCTGCTGCAGCGCCGCCTCGACTTCCTCGCCAAGCACATTTTGCACTGTAAGGCTAAGTACGGCCGCCGACCGGGGACTTAG